In Alkaliphilus flagellatus, one DNA window encodes the following:
- a CDS encoding sigma-70 family RNA polymerase sigma factor encodes MGRITEENFIDRLKSRDEKALEYVIDTYGWIIKSIVRKHLYNLESHQEECINDILLGIWNNIYSFNKDKSTFKSWVAAISKYKTIDYRRKYLRDLKNENIDNIKIISEDDIFKEITKKDLDKDLDELLNCLKNEDKNLFLRLYVEEQDVSHISKVTGLKKDVIYNRVSRGKRKLRSMFNVIERR; translated from the coding sequence ATGGGGAGGATTACAGAAGAAAATTTTATTGATCGGCTAAAAAGCAGGGACGAAAAAGCTCTAGAATATGTTATAGATACTTATGGATGGATTATTAAATCCATTGTTAGGAAGCATTTATATAACTTAGAAAGTCATCAAGAAGAATGTATAAATGATATACTTTTAGGAATTTGGAACAATATATATAGTTTTAATAAAGATAAAAGTACTTTTAAAAGTTGGGTGGCGGCAATATCAAAATATAAAACTATTGATTATAGACGGAAGTATTTAAGAGATTTAAAAAATGAAAATATAGATAATATAAAAATAATATCAGAGGATGACATTTTTAAGGAAATTACTAAAAAAGATTTAGACAAAGATTTAGATGAATTATTAAATTGCTTAAAAAATGAAGATAAAAATTTATTTCTTAGATTATATGTTGAAGAACAAGATGTTTCCCATATAAGCAAGGTAACAGGATTGAAAAAAGATGTAATTTATAACAGAGTATCTAGAGGAAAAAGAAAACTTAGAAGTATGTTTAATGTTATAGAGAGGAGATAA